In Aedes albopictus strain Foshan chromosome 3, AalbF5, whole genome shotgun sequence, the following are encoded in one genomic region:
- the LOC109397048 gene encoding uncharacterized protein LOC109397048, producing the protein MDHKVQYDIEGRVLPARQGCPSLRVGVVWLVLVAALLGGFAGAFIYHRLAGNFVPTEVDNVESLNPRWTETKLAFAKADAEYLVVVKRDGLVSKPEMQNLTEFGSCIPAEEKEMLQTVAPGTVFIMRLYYDGEEQCIFDFLHEVEVFNGRNSEDDEELLEALLSG; encoded by the coding sequence ATGGACCACAAAGTGCAGTACGATATTGAAGGCAGAGTGCTTCCCGCTAGACAGGGTTGTCCTTCACTGCGAGTGGGTGTCGTTTGGCTAGTGCTGGTTGCCGCGCTGTTGGGTGGATTCGCCGGAGCGTTCATCTATCATCGACTCGCGGGTAATTTCGTGCCAACGGAAGTCGACAACGTCGAGTCTCTCAACCCACGATGGACGGAAACCAAATTGGCGTTTGCGAAGGCAGATGCCGAATACTTGGTGGTGGTCAAACGCGATGGACTGGTTTCCAAGCCGGAAATGCAGAACCTGACCGAGTTTGGCAGTTGTATACCGGCGGAGGAGAAAGAGATGCTGCAAACAGTTGCCCCGGGCACGGTGTTCATCATGCGATTGTACTACGACGGCGAAGAGCAATGCATTTTCGATTTCCTGCACGAGGTGGAAGTGTTCAACGGGCGAAATTCGGAAGACGATGAAGAGCTTTTGGAAGCTTTGCTCAGTGGGTGA